AATCTATAAAAATAAGGCAGAAACCATAAACGTTCATGGCATCTGCCTCAGAATCCTGTTGTTCCTGTTTCCTGTTTGGCTAACAGGTACGATTCACCCATTATAACACATTTCCCAGTGCGTCTTTCTGTAATAGGTTTATATTTTTCCCCGACCGCTCCAGCAATCTATCATCTTCAAACTGCCGCATCCGTCTTGAAAGGGTCTCGGGCGTGGTAGCTAAAAATGCTGCCAACTCCTTCATAGACAATGGAAGTACGAATGTATCCGCTCCGGCAACCTTTGATAGGTCAATCAGGTAGGAAGCGAGTCTTACTGCGACACTTTCCGTCGCTGTGCGGGTAGTCAGTTGGTCTGCCTCTGCCAGTCTGCGGCTGTATTCTTCTAGTAGCCTGACACTGATAGCAGGATATTGTATGAGTAGCTTCATGAATTCCTCACGCCCTATGACACACGCTTCAATATCTGTCAGTGCTTCCCCGAAGCTGTTCGAATTGCAGGAGCCAAATAAGGTGTCTTCTCCTATGACATTTCCAGGTTCCAGTACACGAAGCAGCTGTTCCTTTCCAGAACCTGAAAGCTGATAAACCTTGATTCTGCCTTTTGCAAGGATGAATAATCCGCTTGATTTATTGGGGGAATAAATAATTTCTCCTTTTGCATAACTGCAGTGTTCCATGATTTCGCTGATTTTCTCTAGGTTTTCGTGACCTAAGTGATTGAAAATCGGCACATTCTCTGCACATACGTGTCCGGACATTTTTTCCCTCCATTCCGAAAGCGTTTTGGCGAGGTTCTTTTAAGCAGCCTTGCTTATATTTTCTGTAAGCTTTGCCAAAAGCTCATAGGTTCTACAAAAAGTAGCACATGCATCTGCGGGAACCATAAAACTTCCTGTTATGAATTTCAGTTCATCTAACAGCTTAGCCATTTCTTCACTGCTTTTACCGGATTTTTC
Above is a window of Faecalispora anaeroviscerum DNA encoding:
- a CDS encoding Crp/Fnr family transcriptional regulator, with amino-acid sequence MSGHVCAENVPIFNHLGHENLEKISEIMEHCSYAKGEIIYSPNKSSGLFILAKGRIKVYQLSGSGKEQLLRVLEPGNVIGEDTLFGSCNSNSFGEALTDIEACVIGREEFMKLLIQYPAISVRLLEEYSRRLAEADQLTTRTATESVAVRLASYLIDLSKVAGADTFVLPLSMKELAAFLATTPETLSRRMRQFEDDRLLERSGKNINLLQKDALGNVL